A stretch of DNA from Anopheles nili chromosome 2, idAnoNiliSN_F5_01, whole genome shotgun sequence:
TCACACCCGTACAACAAACGTTCGTTAGCAGCATCTGCATCCGTGACTACATAGTGCCAGTTCCGTCATACGGACAAGATACAGCGTTGAAAGAAAACACTTGGACAGATGACAAATATGTCGTGCctaaaaatgatattttataatttggAAAAATATAGTTGCATATTCTAACTCATTATCGATCGAACAATTTTTTAAGCGCTCTTGTTAATCGTCCTCCGAAAAGAACAATTCCAACAGATCAGCCTTGGCGCATTGTTCTCCTTCCAGACGCTGGGGATTTTTCCAGCGTATCATTGTTGGAATTACCGAAAGATGCGTATTGGTATCCTTTCGAAAGGGATTGTTCATGTCTTTCCAGCTACAttgaatgaaaccaaaaaatgGAGTCAATATTCAATCATTACGTCGTAGATGGGCTCATGTGTAAAGCCATTTACTTACGTAGATCGATCGCCAACATCAACGTAGATAAAGTGCGAGTTTGCGGGAGCATGCTCCTCTACTGCTTTTTCAATAAAAGGTGCCGCTGCAGATTGCAAAATACGTAAAATGTAAATTCAAAGCATGGAAGTGTGATAATTACAATCGATCGTGTTTGTTGCCATACCTTCGACGCAATCTCCACACCAGCTTTGGCCGTTGTCGAGCTTAGCACCCGTGAAGAGTAGATTAACTGGTTCTCCGTTTCCCTTAAAATCTTTCATAAATGCAATGAATGCATCGTAACCGGCAACATAATGCTTTTTCGCCATGATAGAATGCACGTTGAATAAAAGCTAACAAATATGTCTCGTATGCCTCCCGTTTCTGACTGATTAATTTGTTACCGTATCTATAAGAGGACACAACAGCTATCTGTAATTACTATTACAAGCTATAGCGAAATCTGGTAAGATAACCGTGCTATCAATTAtagtattttttcttcttccacaaTACACAAATGTAAAGCAGACTATACCGATACCACCATACATAAATTGTAATGAGATAAAGCTATTgtctttttattcg
This window harbors:
- the LOC128732203 gene encoding thioredoxin domain-containing protein 17-like translates to MAKKHYVAGYDAFIAFMKDFKGNGEPVNLLFTGAKLDNGQSWCGDCVEAAPFIEKAVEEHAPANSHFIYVDVGDRSTWKDMNNPFRKDTNTHLSVIPTMIRWKNPQRLEGEQCAKADLLELFFSEDD